From Phycisphaeraceae bacterium, the proteins below share one genomic window:
- a CDS encoding glycosyltransferase — protein MRVLHVISNIDRRFGGPINALVGLAAAQARAGLTVSVAGTYRGEPDRGLSDVFAASGIKADFIGPGRGPLIWSPAIKPALRPLIADADIVHIHTLWESIQHAAAKQARQRGLPYIMRPCGMLDPWSLSQGALKKRLYLTLRLRNDLNHAAAIHYTANAERDLASPLKLAAPALVVPNGLDLTEFDNLPDRQLFRDKHPAIGRRKLIIILGRIDAKKGFDLLIPAFAKLQTQDAMLAIVGPDLEGYEAQVRAMVDRAGLSQRVIFTGMLRGRDRVEALAAADLFVLPSYQENFGIAVVEALAAGCPVIVSENVNIREEIEAAGVGASVPLNIVALTAQMQRWLDEDPLRQAAASKARSFVQSRFDWNKIAGEWASHYARLAAQS, from the coding sequence ATGCGGGTGCTCCACGTCATCTCAAACATCGACCGGCGCTTCGGCGGGCCGATCAACGCCTTGGTAGGTCTGGCTGCGGCGCAGGCTCGTGCCGGGTTGACCGTCAGCGTCGCGGGGACGTATCGCGGCGAGCCGGATCGAGGATTGTCGGACGTTTTCGCCGCTTCGGGGATCAAAGCGGACTTTATCGGTCCCGGTCGCGGCCCGCTCATCTGGTCACCCGCCATCAAACCCGCCCTGCGACCGCTGATCGCCGACGCCGACATCGTTCACATCCACACGTTATGGGAATCCATCCAGCATGCAGCGGCGAAACAGGCGCGACAACGCGGCCTGCCTTACATCATGCGGCCATGCGGAATGCTCGACCCCTGGTCGCTTTCGCAGGGTGCGTTAAAAAAGCGGCTGTACCTGACGCTGCGGCTAAGAAACGACCTCAACCACGCTGCGGCCATCCATTACACCGCCAATGCCGAGCGCGATCTGGCCTCTCCACTGAAGCTGGCTGCTCCGGCTCTGGTCGTACCTAACGGACTCGATCTGACGGAATTCGACAACCTGCCGGATCGTCAACTTTTTCGTGACAAGCATCCAGCCATCGGCCGACGCAAGCTCATCATCATTCTGGGAAGGATCGACGCCAAAAAGGGCTTCGACCTGCTCATCCCCGCCTTTGCCAAGCTCCAGACACAGGACGCAATGCTCGCGATCGTCGGCCCGGACCTCGAAGGTTACGAAGCGCAAGTTCGCGCCATGGTCGATCGTGCCGGCTTGAGTCAGCGCGTCATCTTCACCGGCATGTTGCGCGGTCGGGATCGAGTCGAAGCTCTCGCGGCGGCGGACTTGTTCGTCCTGCCCAGCTATCAGGAAAACTTCGGCATCGCGGTGGTCGAAGCACTGGCGGCCGGCTGTCCCGTGATCGTGTCGGAAAACGTCAACATCCGTGAGGAGATCGAAGCGGCGGGCGTCGGCGCATCCGTTCCGCTGAACATCGTTGCCTTAACCGCTCAGATGCAGCGATGGCTCGATGAAGACCCGTTGCGACAAGCGGCTGCGTCCAAAGCACGTTCATTTGTTCAGAGTCGCTTCGACTGGAACAAGATCGCCGGGGAATGGGCCAGCCATTACGCGCGACTGGCAGCCCAGTCGTAA
- a CDS encoding glycosyltransferase, producing MTSGSSTRLQILHYLPRILLAEGGLVRAVWDLSSAMASRGHAVTLLSYDVQDAPDSWMRGEAGFPRVVRLDWPRLPRQILSRRSLNIVSDEVRRADIVHCHGPFMIGSLQTARVARRLGCPCIFTLHGMLDDWSMSKGALRKRAFLALGVRRCLEQASRVHCTAQAELDQARKWFPQGRGVVLPYLVDTQPYAELPGPAAAQDAFVSLRNDEPRILFMGRLHPKKGIELLLGAAGGLRDAGLRARLIIAGPGEETYIKALRLQAQKLGIADRVDFLGLVTGRQKLSLYQACDVLVLPTSQENFGLVLIEAMACGTPVVTTRGVDIWREISQAGATIIERTEAALTEALRILLADPQALSARGTVGRQWVLSTFAPAEAVGKYEALYREVIAEHQARR from the coding sequence GTGACCTCAGGTTCATCGACCAGATTGCAAATCCTGCACTACCTGCCTCGAATCCTGCTGGCCGAGGGCGGATTGGTGCGTGCGGTGTGGGATCTGTCGTCCGCCATGGCCTCGCGTGGCCACGCAGTGACCCTGCTTTCCTATGACGTTCAGGATGCGCCTGACTCATGGATGCGCGGCGAGGCTGGGTTTCCGCGCGTGGTCCGGCTCGACTGGCCTCGACTGCCTCGTCAGATCCTTTCCCGCCGCTCTCTGAACATCGTGTCGGATGAGGTCCGTCGCGCGGACATCGTGCATTGTCACGGCCCGTTCATGATCGGCAGCCTGCAAACGGCAAGGGTCGCGCGTCGCCTCGGCTGCCCCTGTATTTTCACTCTCCACGGAATGTTGGACGACTGGTCCATGTCGAAAGGAGCGTTGCGAAAGAGAGCGTTCCTCGCGCTGGGGGTGCGTCGTTGTCTGGAGCAGGCGTCACGAGTTCACTGCACCGCGCAAGCGGAGCTGGATCAGGCTCGGAAATGGTTTCCGCAAGGTCGCGGCGTGGTGCTGCCATACCTCGTGGATACGCAACCCTACGCGGAGTTACCCGGCCCGGCTGCGGCGCAGGATGCGTTCGTATCGCTGCGAAACGACGAGCCGCGCATCCTGTTTATGGGTCGGCTTCATCCCAAGAAAGGCATCGAGCTTTTGCTGGGTGCGGCAGGGGGGCTTCGTGATGCCGGCCTGCGTGCGCGACTCATCATCGCTGGGCCTGGTGAGGAGACGTACATCAAGGCATTGCGACTTCAGGCGCAGAAGCTGGGAATTGCGGACCGTGTTGATTTTCTCGGATTGGTCACCGGCCGACAGAAACTTTCGCTCTATCAGGCCTGTGACGTGCTGGTGTTGCCGACGAGTCAGGAAAACTTCGGCTTGGTTCTCATCGAAGCGATGGCATGCGGCACACCCGTGGTGACTACGCGGGGTGTTGATATCTGGCGTGAGATCAGCCAAGCAGGCGCCACCATCATCGAGCGGACAGAGGCAGCACTGACGGAGGCATTGCGGATACTGCTGGCCGATCCGCAGGCTTTATCAGCGCGGGGTACTGTCGGGCGGCAGTGGGTTTTGAGTACGTTTGCACCGGCGGAAGCTGTGGGAAAATACGAAGCCCTTTACCGTGAAGTCATCGCGGAACACCAGGCACGCCGGTAG
- the asnB gene encoding asparagine synthase (glutamine-hydrolyzing) → MCGIAGVILRERQIVERAVGSMIRAQQHRGPDDSGSAFFDASRTCVGLGHRRLSILDLSPQGHQPMTHPQFGGVLVFNGEIYNYAQLRRELSDAGVPFRGHSDTEVLLHLLARDGPKALERLAGMYAFAYYDPRHQTLLIARDPLGIKPLYIHQTDHSLVFASEVRGLLASGLVKPEVDRAGIATILAYGAPQEPLTIIKDVRMFPAGHWQQIEVNDLRSPVSQRRQKHWNFPQPQPITSADAVHGIKELLETSVRDHLVADVPVGVFLSSGLDSTIIAGLAAKHTADLRTFTVGFADEPDMSEAPMASETARLLGVRHTTLNIQGSDALPRVRQWLTNLDQPSMDGLNVYMICRAVREAQIKVILSGQGGDELFGGYPSFSDIPRLRNMMRILRWLPRRVTKAVARTLTMNRSPAVQQKMLDISTSDGSLRTLYLLRRRAISNGQLQSLGFNTDDLGLSRDYQPHDAVDSLEIDNSDPVWSISELESRIYQQNVLLRDSDANSMAHSLELRVPFLDRRVIDFAQGIPGNVRLPEKIANKHLLRVAFAEHLRPELLRQSKRGFQLPINRWLAGPLREMAEAGLDRLKQSGLVAEDGVDDIWQSFRSHPQSPIWSRAWTLCVTGVYLTQLSDKAEDIVSQRKPVTLRSTPSSKQPKRWLPTPSSLTSDYQSALEYHTKLNAWKADDIPPMQLAKLAAIWADAINDVPYYRKLVESAAAPREITIWADFKKIPVLTKQYLRANLPEFIRISGPPDKFMQTAGSSGLPVKLGVWKKENVHIRVAKLVPWIINGYHLGDPVFLVWGHSHLLGTGWRRYLNHAIRMGKDALLNYRRARAYVMGPSDCRKIAKQIIRARPVGMIGYASALDLLGRYTQEFRKEFRATGIRFILSTSEMPPRQDTFSMLEDLFGCPVIEEFGGVDFGHVAMRPRKGPWSVFPDLNIVESQKEADEGDGESILVSTLYLRYTPLIRYKQGDLLRGPMRLANDHVYEFQDLGGRINEAILMSDGRSVHSVAVFHCVHQEPIVLNIQLYLRDAGPILRLVVSSTPDAEFENRVLHRLRQVHPDLTETKLEFVNDLTTNRAGKRRWMIDERTKTPPKA, encoded by the coding sequence ATGTGCGGCATTGCAGGCGTCATCCTGCGAGAACGTCAAATTGTTGAACGTGCCGTCGGCTCGATGATCCGGGCACAACAACACCGCGGCCCGGACGATTCGGGTTCCGCGTTTTTTGATGCCTCGCGCACCTGCGTCGGGCTGGGGCATCGGCGGCTGTCCATCCTCGACCTCTCGCCGCAGGGGCACCAGCCGATGACTCATCCTCAGTTCGGCGGGGTGCTGGTTTTCAACGGTGAAATCTACAACTACGCACAACTGCGCCGGGAGCTGAGCGACGCTGGAGTTCCCTTTCGCGGTCACAGCGATACGGAAGTGCTGCTGCACCTGCTGGCTCGCGACGGCCCCAAAGCCCTCGAGCGTCTGGCGGGGATGTACGCCTTTGCCTACTACGATCCGCGACACCAGACGCTGCTGATCGCCCGCGACCCGCTGGGGATCAAGCCGCTCTACATCCACCAGACCGACCATTCCCTGGTCTTCGCCAGCGAGGTTCGCGGGCTGCTCGCTTCAGGGCTGGTAAAGCCGGAGGTGGATCGCGCGGGTATTGCGACGATTCTGGCGTACGGCGCGCCGCAGGAACCGCTGACGATCATCAAAGATGTGCGGATGTTCCCGGCTGGTCATTGGCAACAGATCGAAGTCAACGATCTGCGCAGCCCTGTTTCACAGCGGCGTCAGAAACACTGGAACTTTCCCCAGCCGCAGCCGATCACGTCCGCCGATGCCGTTCACGGCATCAAGGAGTTACTCGAAACATCGGTCCGCGATCACCTGGTCGCCGATGTGCCGGTCGGAGTCTTTCTCTCCTCCGGCCTCGACAGCACGATCATCGCCGGCCTTGCCGCCAAACACACGGCTGACCTCCGCACCTTCACCGTCGGTTTCGCGGATGAGCCGGACATGAGCGAGGCACCGATGGCGTCGGAAACGGCGCGGCTGCTGGGCGTGCGACATACCACACTCAACATCCAGGGATCGGACGCCCTGCCTCGCGTACGTCAGTGGCTGACCAATCTCGACCAGCCGTCAATGGATGGCCTGAATGTTTACATGATCTGCCGGGCTGTCCGTGAAGCACAGATCAAAGTGATCCTCTCCGGTCAGGGAGGCGACGAGCTTTTCGGCGGGTATCCGAGTTTCTCCGACATTCCCAGATTGCGAAACATGATGCGCATCCTCCGCTGGCTCCCGCGCAGAGTCACGAAGGCCGTAGCGCGGACGTTGACCATGAATCGCTCTCCCGCGGTCCAGCAGAAAATGCTGGACATCTCCACCTCCGATGGCTCGCTGCGGACGCTCTATCTCCTCAGACGACGGGCGATATCCAACGGTCAGCTTCAGAGCCTGGGCTTCAACACGGATGATTTAGGACTAAGCCGCGACTACCAGCCGCACGATGCGGTGGACTCGCTTGAGATCGATAACTCCGATCCGGTCTGGAGCATCTCGGAACTCGAATCACGCATCTACCAGCAAAACGTCCTGCTGCGTGACAGCGACGCCAACAGTATGGCTCACAGCCTGGAACTGCGGGTTCCCTTTCTGGATCGGCGCGTGATCGACTTTGCGCAGGGAATTCCCGGCAACGTCAGACTGCCTGAAAAAATCGCAAACAAGCACCTGCTCCGCGTTGCCTTTGCGGAGCACCTCAGACCGGAGTTACTGCGGCAGAGCAAGCGCGGGTTTCAGTTACCGATCAACCGCTGGCTCGCCGGGCCTCTGCGTGAGATGGCGGAAGCGGGCCTCGATCGCCTCAAGCAGTCGGGACTCGTGGCCGAAGATGGCGTGGACGACATCTGGCAGAGCTTCCGCAGCCATCCCCAAAGCCCGATCTGGTCGCGGGCGTGGACGCTCTGTGTAACGGGAGTATATTTAACACAACTCAGCGATAAAGCTGAAGATATCGTCAGCCAAAGGAAGCCAGTCACGTTGCGATCCACACCTTCATCAAAACAGCCAAAGCGATGGCTTCCCACTCCCAGTTCGCTGACGAGTGACTATCAATCCGCGTTGGAATATCACACGAAGCTGAATGCGTGGAAGGCTGACGACATTCCCCCCATGCAGCTCGCCAAGCTCGCCGCCATCTGGGCTGATGCGATCAACGACGTGCCCTACTACCGGAAGCTTGTCGAGTCGGCTGCGGCCCCCAGAGAGATCACCATCTGGGCCGACTTCAAAAAAATCCCGGTACTGACCAAACAGTACCTCCGCGCGAACCTGCCTGAGTTCATCCGCATCTCCGGCCCGCCCGACAAGTTCATGCAGACTGCCGGCTCATCAGGCCTGCCGGTGAAGCTTGGAGTCTGGAAAAAGGAAAACGTCCACATTCGCGTCGCCAAGCTCGTCCCCTGGATCATCAACGGATATCACCTGGGTGACCCGGTTTTTCTGGTCTGGGGACATTCTCATTTACTCGGCACGGGCTGGAGGCGCTATCTCAACCATGCCATACGCATGGGTAAAGATGCGTTACTCAACTATCGACGGGCGCGGGCCTATGTGATGGGGCCCAGCGATTGCCGCAAAATCGCAAAGCAGATCATTCGGGCTCGACCCGTCGGCATGATCGGTTACGCCTCCGCGTTGGATTTACTGGGTCGATACACGCAGGAGTTCCGCAAGGAATTTCGTGCGACAGGCATCAGGTTCATCCTTTCGACTTCGGAAATGCCCCCTCGACAAGACACGTTCTCAATGCTTGAGGATTTGTTCGGATGCCCGGTGATCGAGGAGTTTGGCGGCGTTGACTTCGGGCATGTCGCGATGAGACCGCGAAAAGGTCCGTGGTCCGTCTTTCCGGATTTGAATATCGTCGAATCTCAGAAGGAGGCGGATGAAGGCGACGGTGAAAGCATCCTGGTGTCCACCCTCTACCTGCGGTACACGCCGCTGATCCGTTACAAGCAAGGTGATCTACTGCGCGGGCCAATGCGACTGGCAAACGATCACGTTTATGAGTTTCAGGACCTCGGCGGAAGAATCAACGAAGCGATCCTGATGTCCGACGGACGCAGCGTACATTCGGTGGCGGTTTTCCACTGCGTTCATCAGGAACCCATCGTGCTCAACATCCAGCTTTACCTGCGCGATGCCGGCCCCATCCTGCGTCTGGTCGTGTCGAGCACGCCTGACGCTGAGTTTGAAAATCGCGTGCTGCACCGACTAAGACAGGTCCACCCCGATCTGACGGAAACAAAACTGGAATTCGTAAACGACCTGACCACCAACCGTGCCGGCAAGCGACGATGGATGATTGACGAACGGACCAAAACGCCGCCGAAAGCCTGA
- a CDS encoding glycosyltransferase family 4 protein: protein MTNGPKRRRKPERITSPARSATGKSVESHPRQVPPSAEPHVVDVPAAMSSQGPVELAIISDVPTPYRVHVLKRIASELREVKLHSLFTHASDRSAVQWDMQLDPAINPVFFNEVALSPNEHATLRTLRLFNVMRDYLIRHRVRIIILLGYNDLARMRLIRWARKAGIPLLVTGDSNVFAEGRLSPLKRLVKRVYVRWSLRSIAGLMPMGTAGRAFYRLYADHELPTFLFPYEPDYETIQRRDEEKERAFRAGRDLSEERHRLLYCGRLVSVKCVDVLIDAFVRIADRRPDWDLVIAGDGALRDALKARVPQALSSRVKWLGFLQFDETVLCYHSCEVLVLPSHFEPWALVINEAVSAGLAVVTTDVVGAAVELVRHRTNGLIVQARNVQAMTDALLEVTTPQPCARMRAAAPDILAQWRRAADPVDGVRHALRHFKLIP, encoded by the coding sequence TTGACGAACGGACCAAAACGCCGCCGAAAGCCTGAACGGATCACGAGTCCTGCACGCAGCGCAACAGGAAAGTCAGTGGAAAGCCATCCGCGCCAAGTCCCGCCATCCGCCGAACCGCACGTTGTCGATGTGCCGGCTGCGATGTCGTCGCAGGGACCGGTGGAGCTTGCGATCATCTCCGACGTACCCACGCCCTACCGGGTCCACGTGCTCAAACGCATTGCGAGCGAGCTGCGCGAGGTGAAACTGCACAGCCTTTTTACCCACGCCAGCGACAGGAGCGCGGTGCAATGGGACATGCAGCTCGATCCAGCGATCAATCCGGTATTTTTCAACGAGGTCGCGCTGAGTCCCAATGAACATGCGACGCTCAGAACGCTGCGGCTCTTTAACGTCATGCGCGATTATCTGATCCGCCACCGTGTGCGGATCATCATCCTGCTGGGGTACAACGACCTGGCGCGAATGCGGTTGATCCGCTGGGCCAGGAAAGCAGGGATACCGCTGCTGGTGACGGGAGACTCGAACGTCTTTGCGGAAGGGCGTCTGTCGCCGCTGAAGCGGCTCGTCAAGCGTGTTTATGTGCGATGGAGCCTGCGTTCGATCGCGGGCCTGATGCCGATGGGCACAGCCGGGCGCGCTTTCTATCGCCTCTATGCCGATCACGAGTTGCCCACGTTCCTCTTTCCCTATGAACCGGATTACGAGACGATTCAGCGTCGTGATGAGGAAAAGGAGCGTGCTTTCCGTGCCGGGCGTGATTTATCGGAAGAGCGGCACCGGCTGCTCTACTGCGGGCGGCTCGTGAGCGTCAAATGCGTGGATGTGTTGATCGATGCGTTTGTGCGCATCGCTGATCGTCGTCCTGACTGGGATCTGGTCATTGCCGGCGACGGTGCGCTGCGTGACGCGCTCAAGGCGCGGGTGCCGCAGGCCCTGTCGTCGCGCGTCAAGTGGCTTGGCTTTCTGCAATTCGATGAGACCGTCCTCTGCTATCACTCCTGTGAAGTGCTGGTGCTGCCCAGTCACTTTGAGCCTTGGGCACTGGTCATCAATGAAGCGGTGTCTGCCGGGCTTGCGGTGGTGACGACGGATGTGGTCGGAGCCGCGGTGGAGTTGGTCCGCCACCGGACCAATGGCCTGATCGTGCAGGCCAGGAATGTCCAGGCCATGACAGACGCCCTGTTGGAAGTCACCACACCCCAGCCATGCGCCCGGATGCGTGCCGCAGCACCCGACATTCTGGCGCAGTGGCGTCGTGCCGCTGATCCCGTTGACGGAGTGAGGCATGCGTTGCGCCATTTCAAATTGATCCCGTAA
- a CDS encoding GDP-mannose 4,6-dehydratase has protein sequence MPDSTTLITGAAGFIGSHLTDRLLREGMRVIGLDNFCDFYDASIKRKNLEGAMTHKNFMLVETDIRDRGAVGEAFTRHKPTAVVHLAAMAGVRPSIERPDYYTSVNVDGTVSLLDAAVASGTQRFVFASSSSVYGNNEKVPFAEDDRVDFPISPYAATKKSGELICHTYWHIHKLPVNCLRFFTVFGPRQRPDLAIGKFLRLVSQGKPVPMFGDGSTSRDYTYIDDIVSGIHAAMDKCDRKTGFRIYNLGGNKPASLKDLIATVEEVTGKKAKIDQKPMQPGDVERTWADLTRSNRELGYQPTTSLKDGIRKQWEWMQFA, from the coding sequence ATGCCCGACTCCACAACACTGATCACCGGCGCAGCAGGCTTCATCGGCTCTCACCTGACCGACCGTCTGCTGCGCGAAGGGATGCGAGTCATCGGACTCGATAACTTCTGCGACTTCTACGACGCATCCATCAAACGGAAAAATCTCGAAGGCGCGATGACGCATAAAAATTTCATGCTCGTCGAGACCGACATCCGCGACCGCGGCGCGGTCGGCGAGGCGTTTACCCGTCACAAGCCGACGGCTGTCGTCCATCTGGCCGCAATGGCGGGCGTCCGACCGAGCATCGAACGGCCGGATTACTACACCAGCGTCAACGTCGATGGCACGGTCAGCCTGCTCGATGCCGCCGTCGCCTCCGGGACACAACGCTTCGTCTTCGCATCGAGTTCGAGTGTTTACGGCAACAACGAAAAAGTCCCCTTCGCTGAGGACGACCGCGTTGATTTCCCCATCAGCCCGTACGCAGCCACCAAGAAATCCGGGGAGCTGATCTGCCACACCTACTGGCATATCCACAAGCTGCCTGTGAATTGTCTGCGCTTCTTCACCGTCTTCGGCCCGCGGCAGCGACCGGACCTGGCGATCGGAAAATTTCTCCGGCTCGTCAGTCAGGGCAAGCCGGTGCCGATGTTCGGAGACGGCTCGACCAGCCGCGATTACACCTACATCGACGACATCGTCAGCGGCATCCACGCCGCGATGGATAAGTGCGACAGAAAGACCGGCTTCCGCATCTACAACCTCGGCGGCAACAAGCCCGCGAGTCTCAAAGACCTGATCGCCACCGTCGAAGAAGTCACGGGTAAAAAGGCAAAAATCGACCAGAAACCGATGCAGCCGGGTGATGTGGAACGCACCTGGGCGGACCTGACACGCAGCAACAGAGAACTCGGATATCAGCCCACAACATCGCTCAAGGATGGCATTCGCAAACAGTGGGAATGGATGCAGTTCGCCTGA
- a CDS encoding 2Fe-2S iron-sulfur cluster binding domain-containing protein, which yields MSIKRSNEPKAPPTVQVKFILQDPQAVTGKDEREVTVMASKGEHLLEVALDHGINIEHSCGGVCACSTCHVYVNEGMDDLSEAEDKELDRVEEAPAVKLTSRLSCQSIIQGDGPIVVEVPAWNRNAVKETPH from the coding sequence ATGAGCATTAAACGTTCCAACGAACCCAAAGCGCCGCCCACCGTACAGGTGAAGTTCATCCTTCAGGATCCGCAGGCGGTCACCGGTAAGGATGAACGCGAAGTGACCGTCATGGCCAGCAAAGGCGAACATCTGCTCGAAGTCGCGCTGGACCACGGCATCAACATCGAACATTCCTGCGGCGGCGTCTGCGCCTGCTCCACCTGCCACGTTTACGTCAACGAGGGCATGGACGACCTCAGCGAAGCGGAAGACAAAGAACTCGACCGCGTTGAGGAAGCTCCCGCAGTGAAGCTGACGAGTCGATTGTCGTGCCAAAGCATCATCCAGGGCGATGGGCCGATCGTGGTGGAGGTGCCCGCCTGGAATCGCAACGCGGTGAAAGAGACGCCGCATTAA